Proteins from a genomic interval of Micromonospora sp. NBC_00389:
- a CDS encoding polyketide cyclase translates to MIGDRWGVTDSEKLRCYPCDDFVVSPALQAWRGVRVEASAEVVWPWVAQVRLAPYSYDWIDNLGCRSPRELVGLPEPQVGERFTTAGGRELGRIVSVDPGKQLTGTIMGAFMSYVLVPQEHDTRLLLKVVMQTTRWAALGLSVGDLIMARRQLLNLKQLAERHHHQGTAKD, encoded by the coding sequence ATGATCGGTGACCGGTGGGGCGTGACCGACAGCGAGAAATTGCGCTGCTATCCGTGCGACGACTTCGTCGTCTCACCCGCGCTGCAGGCGTGGCGGGGTGTGCGCGTCGAGGCGTCTGCCGAGGTGGTGTGGCCGTGGGTTGCACAAGTGCGGCTTGCGCCGTACTCCTATGACTGGATCGACAACCTCGGCTGCCGTTCACCTCGAGAGCTCGTAGGCCTTCCCGAGCCGCAAGTCGGAGAGAGATTCACTACTGCTGGCGGGCGGGAGCTGGGCAGGATCGTCTCGGTCGACCCGGGGAAACAGCTGACGGGCACCATCATGGGCGCCTTCATGTCCTACGTCCTCGTGCCCCAGGAGCACGACACGCGCTTGCTGCTCAAGGTCGTCATGCAGACCACCCGCTGGGCCGCCCTCGGGCTGTCCGTCGGCGACCTGATCATGGCTCGACGTCAGCTACTGAACCTGAAGCAACTCGCCGAGCGTCACCACCACCAGGGCACGGCCAAGGATTGA